The Vanessa tameamea isolate UH-Manoa-2023 chromosome 25, ilVanTame1 primary haplotype, whole genome shotgun sequence genome segment ttaatttgataatggATAATCAatacgtttaaatttattttaaatatttgatactttgtgaaaatatatataacataaatgtgaaatgagagccaagttcaatattatgataagggcttggttgttgacttcaacgacaaaagaagtgcgatctaaatgggtgccaagttcaatggtcagtCCTGAAATTTagttataactatataaaatatcatttctgttaggagaatatattgtagcctaaggtctgaCTTGGCAGTTCTCCGAACTTTTCGTCATTAGCCTTATATACCAATTACCTACAATGTAATAAGATTTGAAGTGAGCAATGAAACGACAGTAGttcgattaaaatttttttattcataaatcttGTAGTCTTCATCTGAATGATGTTTCCTAATAGAACctcttttgtttaaattaaataattaacataaaacattCATTTCTCGTACATTTAACGCAAAAATATCTCTTCCCTTTCATATATTGCTATTTGCACCGACGTGCGCCTATATACaaagctatattatttattaatattcttagtattgtagaagcattttttcttaatatataagtcaataaaaattgttaacctTAGATTGTATTTTTAACGCACTAAAGAAGACTATAAAAAATAGGCTCATGTGAGTcatgtgtaataaaaaataacacaataatatgcaaacaaaatactttttctaaTCACGTTTATAAGTTTTTTGGAGGGctcgtaatataaaaatatatatcaacggTCAATATTTCTACTAAAAGATAGCTGCTACACAGttgaacttataattataacataaacataagaTCTGTAATTCCTTACAAttaagtatttcaatatttatttaatgattaatttacaaTGAGAAAAATTCTACgatcttataaaatatgttacaataatAGATAGTACaagtataatatacttatgtttatagtattcatacaaaataaatttagaaatattcaaAGGACATGCCtttgaaaaataattccaaggaatttttacttgaaaaaaaaaaacgaatcacATATGTTAttcttttctatatattatatttacaagttGACAAAAAACACATTGCTCGACGCCATTCCAATATAGGCaccttattttataaacaatattctctttataaaagaaatatctaaactaatattaaatataaatgatcgaTTAAGTAACATTATTAGAACATACTTTAAGATGATAAATTTAGATCCGTCAAGTACtacaaaaacattgtttatattaCAAGACTTCATTATTGGAAtagaatactttatatttaatagtttagttTGTCAATTACTCTATTCTTACTATTATAACCATCCATGTACTGCAAGACATTTCAAAACACAAAGTTGTcaagtgaaaaatatttaaattttaaagctctaaaaaaaaaagttatttgtgCCCTTTTTATTTTGAGAATTTTTACATGCGAGTAAACAATACGTTTGTTATACAAAATGTTATGggtgacaaaaataatattaataaaattcacagAATGTTCAACATTTCTCTGACACACCGAAAAAATATCGATCACTTTACGAGTTAGGCAAAGGTTTGAGCGGCCCTAGGCTTAATAAACCATCCGCTCCGAGTGCCTGTAAACTTGATGTCAGACCATTTTGCATGTTGTGCACTGATATCACGGGTATACCAAAACATCCATTAGCCTGCTCACGATTTGCCAACggtataaaactatatattccTAAATTACTCAATCTCTTTAAATTATCTTCTTGTGAGAGATCAACTACAGGCAAACCCAGTTCTCTATTAGGTCCTGTAACATTGTGGAATACCCTTTTATGATGCTGCAATTGCAAAGATTTTGGATAGGAGGCAGGACACTCGTCACATTTAAAAACAGGTATTTTACTTTGGGGGTGTGCATTCGACATGTGAACTTGTAATGAATTATGattcataaacattttcttaCATATTTTACAAGCATACATTCCACCTCCGATCTTCGCCTCAGGTATTGAGAATTTGCTAGATTTGGATGTATGCTTTATACTAACTCCCGCTCCTAAATTAGGAATATGAGGCAAAGGACGTTCAGGCGTAGGTGAcctacttttttgtttttgtttaacacTTATTCCTCGTGATGCAAGAACATTCGCCATAGCGTTCGCCTCATTATTAACAGTCTTTTTCGTTATTGATATTTGGCTGCCAAGATTCAATTTATCTTTCGCACCCTGCACACTCTGTATCATAGGAAGGCCCTCGCGCTGTTTCTGCATTGCCATCACTTGGCAATCTTCATTATCATGTTTACCAGGCAGCAACATATCAGTTCTTCGCTTTTGTCCTGGCCCGCCCACTACCGCACCCGGCCTCTTTAATGGCATTCGTGGGCCGACTTTACCACCACGAACTTGCCCATGTACTTGGATTCCTGGCCGTATTGTAGGTCTCTGTCCTCTAACTGTAGGTAATCGCGGCCGTGGACCAGCTATACTTGCACCGGCTGCCATTCGTATCGGTGTACCCCCAGTTATTTGCCCAGCCATCGTCTGACCCGGAGGCGCCATTTGTCCTGGGCCTAACTCTGGACCACACGTAATCGGTTGACCACCAGGACCTTGTGCAGGAGGaaaagtttgtatattttgtattttaatgccACTTCCTGGTTGTTGTTTAATACCTCCACCAGGACTTGATGCAGATGCGTAGGAATGACTAGGTGACGAGCCAGGTGGACCCATAGAACCGGGAGGATTCATTATACCACCGGGTGATTGTCCATAAACACTTTGTTGCATGCTTTGTAAAGGTGATGTTGTGGAATATGGAGAAGAAGCCATCGAATAATGAGAATTCGGAGGCATGGGTCCTGGATAAGATTTCGACATTGGCGTTTGATATTGCCCATACCCTTGATTCATATAATTTGGTCCTTGATATTGATTTGGCATTGACATAGGTTGACCTGGAGCACCATACATATTGCTAGATGTTTGAGGATAGCCTCCATGAATATTTTGTCCAGAATTATATGCATTATATTGCGGTGGAACCATAACACCTCCCGCACCAGGATATGCttgtatattaatcataacATTCTGTTGGTGAGTAAATCCTGGACCACTATTACCTATGGTTGAAAGTTTCCCGACTTGTTCTGCTAATTGTTTGACTGGGAGTAAGCTTGAAAGAATATTCGAGGAATGATTATACGGTAACAGTGAAGATGAGGACGGAGCAACGAGGCTTTTAGAATGTCCTGTCACCCTTTTATGTTCTTCTAGAAGTGATATATCAGTGAACCGAGTATTGCAAATGTCACACGAATGTTGAGGACCTAACGTATCTAAAGATACATATTCACTCGCATCTGATAAAGACgacatattttccttttttgtgGACGTTGATAGAAGACTTTCAAAAATATCATCTGCACTTTTTTCAAGCATATCTAATGGCGGTTTACTATCTGGAGCGTTCCAATTGAAGTTATGTTGCTTTTCTGTAGATGGTGCTGATGATAACCGAGACGGCAATGGCGTAGTCGAGTTGTAAGACGATTGTGGCGATGCATAAGATGTAAGAGGTGTCGTAGAAAAAGCAGGTGGTGGATTTTCAATTTTAGGTACAATTGGCTTGATATCGGGAGCCGGAGTAGTCGATACAACACAACAGTCATCATCTTCGTCATTTGAATCTCCATTAATCTCAATTACAGTTATAACATCCTCAGTTTTTGTCACTGGAAGTAGAGAAGttatgtttttagtattttgaGTGTTTTGGTTACTTGGATCGGATACAACACCCAATGATGGACCTTCTGGTTCAGATTTAATGCGTGCCAAAATGGGTGTCGTTCTTTCTGATAAAGGTGGTGACGATCTTTCCGATTTAATTTGACCTGTGAATAAGGGTAAGTTATTTTGTGTTTCACCACTTGGAGTTTCAGGCAGCTCTTGTTTTACTACCACATTCTCTGTCCGATCGATAGATTCTTTCCTTTCTATTGTAACATTATCAGACGGTCGTCTTGATACAATAGCTTCACTTATTTTAGGAGGCTCTTTAACTGCTATGGGAACACTAGGTCCCCTTTTAGGTGTTTGTTTGATAGCAGGTCTATTTGGTGGCTTCACTTTTAGACTTTCTTCCTGTTGAATTTTAACCGGTGCTACTTTAGTAGGAGTACTAACAGGTTCTTTTTTTGGTGTTATTAATTTCCCTTGAATGCCTTTAGGTAAATTAGGAATTATTCTTTTATCCTTATCAGAATCACTGCTATCAGATCTATTACTATTGTTGTGACTTTGTTGATCGTCAGAGTCATGTTCGCCTCCAGAACCTTCATTTTCTCCAGATTTATCATTTTCATCGTCATACTCTTGATCATCTTTGTCGTCGTCATTTCCGCTACCTTCATCTTCATCGTCAGAAGCCTTAAAGTCTTTAAGACCATTTACAACTTTAAATGAATTTGTGTTATTCCCATCTGACTTTAGTTTGAGTTTAATACCTCCAAGCTTACCCAATTTTTGCATCACATCACTAGTTTTTTCAGTATCATGATcgggtttttctttttttattggagTTGAATTTTTTGTTATCGTAAAACCCAAGCCacttaatttattcaaagcTGAATCTGAACTTTTTGCACTATTATCACTTTgttttttcaatgaaattcccGTCTTCTTTAATATTTGAGATATGTCTATCTTTTGGGGCGCTTTAGGCGCATTAGGTTTTGGTGGGGCAGGAACATCTTCATCATCTGACCAATTCTCATCACCCGAATGCGGCAGATCTTCCTCGTCGGACGGCAGCTTGTCTATTACCACCGAGGGCAGTGACACGTGCTTTATAAGATGATTCTCCAACTCCTCCCAATCTGAGAAATCTGTATCACAAGTGAAGCAGCGATACTCctgttttggtttttttattagagCGCCAGATGATTGGAGTCGCGCCAGCAAACTTGCAACATTTGTTTCAGGTTTCTTCGTTTCCACTTCTTCTTGATAGTTTTGTTCTATTTCTTGTTCTTCTCCATctagaataataagaaaataacattttaattttcaatgaaaatacTACATTAGTATTAAAACACGTTTTTTTACGGTACAATGCTAATTACTTATTATGTTGTTAAGTAAGTTCG includes the following:
- the LOC113396634 gene encoding uncharacterized protein LOC113396634 — its product is MTTKIEPDFPSSPPNDESDGEEQEIEQNYQEEVETKKPETNVASLLARLQSSGALIKKPKQEYRCFTCDTDFSDWEELENHLIKHVSLPSVVIDKLPSDEEDLPHSGDENWSDDEDVPAPPKPNAPKAPQKIDISQILKKTGISLKKQSDNSAKSSDSALNKLSGLGFTITKNSTPIKKEKPDHDTEKTSDVMQKLGKLGGIKLKLKSDGNNTNSFKVVNGLKDFKASDDEDEGSGNDDDKDDQEYDDENDKSGENEGSGGEHDSDDQQSHNNSNRSDSSDSDKDKRIIPNLPKGIQGKLITPKKEPVSTPTKVAPVKIQQEESLKVKPPNRPAIKQTPKRGPSVPIAVKEPPKISEAIVSRRPSDNVTIERKESIDRTENVVVKQELPETPSGETQNNLPLFTGQIKSERSSPPLSERTTPILARIKSEPEGPSLGVVSDPSNQNTQNTKNITSLLPVTKTEDVITVIEINGDSNDEDDDCCVVSTTPAPDIKPIVPKIENPPPAFSTTPLTSYASPQSSYNSTTPLPSRLSSAPSTEKQHNFNWNAPDSKPPLDMLEKSADDIFESLLSTSTKKENMSSLSDASEYVSLDTLGPQHSCDICNTRFTDISLLEEHKRVTGHSKSLVAPSSSSLLPYNHSSNILSSLLPVKQLAEQVGKLSTIGNSGPGFTHQQNVMINIQAYPGAGGVMVPPQYNAYNSGQNIHGGYPQTSSNMYGAPGQPMSMPNQYQGPNYMNQGYGQYQTPMSKSYPGPMPPNSHYSMASSPYSTTSPLQSMQQSVYGQSPGGIMNPPGSMGPPGSSPSHSYASASSPGGGIKQQPGSGIKIQNIQTFPPAQGPGGQPITCGPELGPGQMAPPGQTMAGQITGGTPIRMAAGASIAGPRPRLPTVRGQRPTIRPGIQVHGQVRGGKVGPRMPLKRPGAVVGGPGQKRRTDMLLPGKHDNEDCQVMAMQKQREGLPMIQSVQGAKDKLNLGSQISITKKTVNNEANAMANVLASRGISVKQKQKSRSPTPERPLPHIPNLGAGVSIKHTSKSSKFSIPEAKIGGGMYACKICKKMFMNHNSLQVHMSNAHPQSKIPVFKCDECPASYPKSLQLQHHKRVFHNVTGPNRELGLPVVDLSQEDNLKRLSNLGIYSFIPLANREQANGCFGIPVISVHNMQNGLTSSLQALGADGLLSLGPLKPLPNS